In Deltaproteobacteria bacterium, the DNA window TTAAAATCTTACTCTCAAATTTCTCGCCAAGGCGCAAAGCCACCGAGTTGGAAAATTACGTTTTCGAGTTCTCAACATACGCTCATTTTTCCGAGCTTAGCGCCCTCTGCGCTTTTGCGGGAGAACGGCCGAAACTCGATTCCGGCGCGTCGGTTCATGGCGAGGGCATGAACCCCTTGTCCATCCACTCGCTCATGTCGGCGCCAAACCATTCGCTCGGCAATTCTCGCCCCAAACCTTGTTTTTTGCACGCTTCATAGATCAAGGCCCCAGTGGCTGCGAATTGAATGCCGACGCCCGTGTTGCTCTTGTAATAGATGATCTGCCGGTCGTTTTGCCGACCAGCGTGTTTCCCGATTAGGACTTGCCCGAGTTCACAAATCTTATCCCAACCAAGCTTCTCCCCGTCGATCAAATCGAGCAATTCGCGCTGCTGATTGGTGATGGCTGTTTCTTTGTTGTTGAGCACGATCAGATCGGCGCGGGTCATCGTTGTTGCGTCCGCTTCGCTGCGCCGGTGCACCCCATCGGTATTCACGATGGTTGTCACCAACTGACCTGGCTCCAGCCATTCGCCTTTGAAAACCGGTTCGCTGGAATTGGACGCGCACATGACGATATCCGCGCCCCTCACCACCGCTTCAGCGCTGGTCACCGGCTGCACCTCGACGTTCAGCTTCTCGGTCATCTCTTCAGCAAAGCGATCACGGTGCTCTTTGTTGGGGCTGTAGACGCGGACCGCTTCGATACTGCGCACCGCGCAGATTGCTTCCAGATTCGTTCTCGCCTCGTTGCCCGAGCCGAAAATGCCGACGACTTTGGCGTTGGTTCTTGCGAGCGCCCGGTTGGCAATCCCCGTAGTCGCTCCGACGCGGATCGCCGACATGCTGAAGTCGTGGATCAGCGCCAGCGGCTCGCCGGTTTGCAAGCTGAAGAGCAGGACAAATCCCCAGCTGCGCTTGAGCGGCGACGGAAAATCTAGCCGCTTGCTGCCAGCGACCACATGCTCCTGCACAATCGTCGAGTCGTAGCGCAGCGCCGCCACGCCGGCGCTCGGCACGGCACCGGGAATGATGTTCGCCATGTAGCCAGGCTTGTCGACAGCGGGCGGCACCTTGTAACGGGTGCGCGGTTTGTTTACGGCAATGCCGCGCGCCTCTTCAGCAAAGGCCCGCGCCATGGCGTCGATGCAATCGCGCATGTTCAACACCTGGCGCACTTCGGGATCAGTGATGAGCAGCATAAACGCGCTCCGGAGTTCCGCTATCGCAGTGCCTCTTCGACGTAGCTGTTGTCGTAGGTTTGTCTGGGGTCCAACTGCCTCGCCTTGGGATGATCGAGAAACTTGATCGCGTTGGCCATCGCCTTTTCAATGACGCGCAGGCTGGTCGGAAAATAGGGCTGGAAAAACTCAAAGGTATGTTGCAGCGTCGTCTCGTCCTGCACGCGGGTATATTTGCGCAGCGCCTTTTTGCTGACCGCCGCGTCGGTTTTTGATAGCACCAGCCCTTCGTTCATCGCGCGCAGGAAGCCCAGCCAGACGCGCCGGTTGCGCTGGTCTTTCAACCAGGATTCGCGGGCGGCGATAGTCGCGTTGGGAAACAAACCATACTCGGTGTCGGGCGGGCGAAACAGCAATTGAAAGCCGGCCTGTTTCGCACGCAGGCCAAAGGGAAAACCGATCATGGCGGCATCCACCGCGCCGTTCACCAGCGCCATATAGGACTCGCCGACACCGCCGGCTTGAATGAAAGCAACATCGTTCGGTTTTAGCCCACGCGAGTCAAGCATTGAGAGCCCGGCAAAATAAGTCGACGCACCGATACGGCTCACCGCAACTTTTTTGCCTCTTAGCTCGTCGACGGTTTTGATCGGCGGGCGCGCCCAGCCGTCGATGGTGAGGACTTGTAGATAGGAGCCGATGACCATCAGGTCGGTGCCCGCAAGCCGGCTGGAAATAATCCCCGCGCCGCCGGTGAGCCCGATGGGAAACTCCCCCGCCATCATCGCCGCGTTGATCAACGGCGAGCCGCCAAAAAACACCGGCGCGACTTCAAGCCCATGCTTTTGAAACAACCGCTCCTCGACGGCGATGAAAAACGGCAGCGTCGCCGCCGAGATCGGCGAATAGCCAACGGTGAGCTTGTTCAGGTCAGTTTGCGCCGCCTGAAGACGGGTAGCGCACATGAAGACAAGCGCAACTACGAACCCAGTCCTTGGAACCCTGCGATCCATCGGATCACCTCTTGTAGACCTCGCCGCTCACGATAACGCGCACATATGCTCATGAGTCATGTCAACCCGTAGAGCTTACGCGGATTGTCACACAGAATCTTCTCTATCACTTTCGGCGCAACATCTTCCCGCCCACGCATATTCTTGACGAACTCCGGCTCCTTGGAGGGATCGTTGTGGCCGTAGTCCGAGCCGATCACGATGTGCTCCTCGCCAATATAGTTGAGCAAATGCGGCAGCTCTTCGTCGGCTTCGCAGGCGATCCAAAAGCGATATTCGCGGAAAAAGTCCTGCGGATTCTTAGTCTTGAAATCGGGACGGGCCGAGCGGCGCAGGACGTGCCAGATATACGGCACCCAGCTCGCCGCCGCTTCGATGTAACCGAAGCGCAGCTTGGGAAACATTTCGGGAATACGATTGGCGACCAAATCGCGGAACGCCACCACCGGCAGCACCCGGTTGTGCGCAAACGTATGATTACGCTCGACGTCGAAGAGCTGCATCAGATGGCGGCTGCCCGAGCCAGTGTGGATGCAGATCGTCAGGTCGAGCTTCTCCGCAAGGGCGTAGACGGGATGTAGAAATGGATTGTCGAGGGTCAAATTACCTTCCATACCGCGAAAGAACACGCCCACCGCACCCTGCTCTTTGGCCCATTTCATCTCTGCCAGCGACGCCTCGGGATCGCGCAGCGGTAAAATCACCGCCCACTTGAGCCGGTCCGGCGCCTTGGCGCAGGCCTGCGCGACGAAGCGGTTGTAGGCGCGGCAGAGCGCGACATCGAGCTGCGGGTCGTCGGTGAGGTGGACGAGAAACAACGTCGGATAGATCACCTGCACGTCGACACCGATCTTGTCCATGTCGCGCAGCCGCGCCGCCGGATCGGTCAGCTCGCGCACCGCGAGATGAATATCACCGCGGCCCGACTCCTTTTTCTGCGCCGATGGCGTGATCAAGCTAAAGCTCGCCTTGCCGGCCGGCTTGGGAAATATCTCACCGTCGATCAACCAAAAGGCGTTGCGCTCAGCGTACCAAGTGTCGTCAGGAATGCGCGCCAGCACCGGCCGGCGCGGATACATTTCTTTGTCGATGAATTGCCACATCGCCTCCGACTCAGCGATGTGGGTGTCGGCGTCTAAAACTCCGGGCATAAAACTCTCCGTTCAAAGTTCATGGTTCAGCGTCAATGCGGTTCTTCGGTCTCGGACGGGCGCGATGAATCGCGCCCCAACATCCGAATTCCTTTTTGCCCCTTTTGCGCTTTTCGCGGTTAAGCCTCCGATCCTTCACTTCTTGAATTTGTCGATGAATCCGCTTTTGCGGATTTCGTCCAGTACGCTGCCGTCTAACAGCCGCAAGCTCTCTGGCGTTTGGCCTTTCGCTTTGGGATTGTCTTTCGCCACCTGGCCCAGAATGAACTCTATACCCTTCCTGTCTGGCATCACCATCACGCCGTCACCGTATTTGGCGAGATAGTAATCGTAGCCAATACTGGCGTCTTCCTCGCCCACGCGGTTGTATTTTTTATCAGCTGCAGCGCCAACCCTTTGTCGTTCTTCAGCAGAAAATATCCTTCGATGATCGCCTTCATCGCGTTGACGATTTTAGCGCGATTGGCCTCCAGGTAGCCGCGGCGCACTAGAAAACAATTCTGCGGAAACGGCACACCGCTTTCTGCGAGATCGATCAGCGAGTTGAGCTTAAATTGCCTGGCACCGATGGTCGTCAAGGGTTCCGCCAACAAGGTCGCCTGAATCGTATTGTTTGCCAGAGCGGCCAATCGCGTTGCGTTGCCGCCGACCTGGACGATCGTCACGTCTTTTGGATTGACGCCAAGTTTCTCCAAGGCGACCTGAGTG includes these proteins:
- a CDS encoding ABC transporter substrate-binding protein, giving the protein MDRRVPRTGFVVALVFMCATRLQAAQTDLNKLTVGYSPISAATLPFFIAVEERLFQKHGLEVAPVFFGGSPLINAAMMAGEFPIGLTGGAGIISSRLAGTDLMVIGSYLQVLTIDGWARPPIKTVDELRGKKVAVSRIGASTYFAGLSMLDSRGLKPNDVAFIQAGGVGESYMALVNGAVDAAMIGFPFGLRAKQAGFQLLFRPPDTEYGLFPNATIAARESWLKDQRNRRVWLGFLRAMNEGLVLSKTDAAVSKKALRKYTRVQDETTLQHTFEFFQPYFPTSLRVIEKAMANAIKFLDHPKARQLDPRQTYDNSYVEEALR
- a CDS encoding amidohydrolase codes for the protein MPGVLDADTHIAESEAMWQFIDKEMYPRRPVLARIPDDTWYAERNAFWLIDGEIFPKPAGKASFSLITPSAQKKESGRGDIHLAVRELTDPAARLRDMDKIGVDVQVIYPTLFLVHLTDDPQLDVALCRAYNRFVAQACAKAPDRLKWAVILPLRDPEASLAEMKWAKEQGAVGVFFRGMEGNLTLDNPFLHPVYALAEKLDLTICIHTGSGSRHLMQLFDVERNHTFAHNRVLPVVAFRDLVANRIPEMFPKLRFGYIEAAASWVPYIWHVLRRSARPDFKTKNPQDFFREYRFWIACEADEELPHLLNYIGEEHIVIGSDYGHNDPSKEPEFVKNMRGREDVAPKVIEKILCDNPRKLYGLT
- a CDS encoding ornithine cyclodeaminase family protein, with product MLLITDPEVRQVLNMRDCIDAMARAFAEEARGIAVNKPRTRYKVPPAVDKPGYMANIIPGAVPSAGVAALRYDSTIVQEHVVAGSKRLDFPSPLKRSWGFVLLFSLQTGEPLALIHDFSMSAIRVGATTGIANRALARTNAKVVGIFGSGNEARTNLEAICAVRSIEAVRVYSPNKEHRDRFAEEMTEKLNVEVQPVTSAEAVVRGADIVMCASNSSEPVFKGEWLEPGQLVTTIVNTDGVHRRSEADATTMTRADLIVLNNKETAITNQQRELLDLIDGEKLGWDKICELGQVLIGKHAGRQNDRQIIYYKSNTGVGIQFAATGALIYEACKKQGLGRELPSEWFGADMSEWMDKGFMPSP